The following proteins are encoded in a genomic region of Arcobacter cloacae:
- a CDS encoding phosphoribosyltransferase yields the protein MEKLYYSYELFKNDTQILVDKCRDFEPEILLAVARGGLTLSHLMAQALNMRNLYTLNSIHYEGELKLDTFNIFNIPDVSHAKKVLIVDDIVDSGETMREILKVLKEKFPTVEFKLATLFYKKTAVLQPDYCVREANEWIDFFWEIDVK from the coding sequence TTGGAAAAATTATATTACAGTTATGAGTTATTTAAAAACGACACACAAATTTTAGTTGATAAGTGTAGAGATTTTGAGCCTGAGATTTTATTGGCAGTTGCACGTGGTGGATTAACACTTTCACATTTAATGGCACAAGCTTTAAATATGAGAAATTTATATACTTTAAACTCTATTCATTATGAAGGTGAATTAAAGCTTGATACTTTTAATATTTTTAATATTCCTGATGTATCACACGCAAAAAAAGTTTTAATTGTTGATGATATCGTTGATTCTGGTGAAACAATGAGAGAAATTTTAAAAGTTTTAAAAGAGAAATTTCCAACTGTAGAGTTTAAATTAGCAACACTATTTTATAAAAAAACAGCTGTTTTACAACCTGATTATTGTGTAAGAGAAGCCAATGAGTGGATAGATTTCTTCTGGGAAATAGATGTTAAATAG
- a CDS encoding HDOD domain-containing protein: MSSNNILEKIESLPPLPKTIIEIEEFRKKTNKESAELLEIIEKDALIISTLLKISNSAMFGFRSKVETPGRAINLLGINFTISIAIGGTVQNLLMTNLEPYGINSDDFMRASNISSTLASLWLSKIDIELKDEIVLPALLQETGKFIIADLIVNEGKSDLFKSKIASGASIEDTEKELLGFTTSEVTAKIFRHWKLSENLINVIENVDDVSKAENEYKKKTQILDIIKTAAYINSPLSESSIKKALEKASTYGFDTNILKNAITTLEDRLLDEK, translated from the coding sequence TTGTCATCTAATAATATTTTAGAAAAGATAGAATCTCTTCCCCCGTTACCTAAAACGATAATTGAGATTGAGGAATTTAGAAAAAAAACAAATAAAGAATCAGCAGAACTACTAGAAATAATTGAAAAAGATGCATTAATAATTTCTACTCTATTAAAAATTTCTAATTCAGCGATGTTTGGTTTTAGGAGTAAAGTTGAAACACCTGGTCGAGCAATTAATTTATTAGGTATTAATTTTACCATCTCAATTGCAATTGGAGGAACAGTTCAAAATCTATTAATGACAAATTTAGAACCTTATGGTATAAATAGTGACGATTTTATGAGAGCTTCTAATATTTCATCTACATTAGCTAGTTTATGGCTTTCTAAAATTGATATTGAATTAAAAGATGAAATTGTTTTACCAGCACTTTTACAAGAAACAGGAAAATTCATAATAGCTGATTTAATAGTAAATGAAGGGAAAAGTGATTTATTTAAATCAAAGATCGCTTCAGGTGCTTCAATAGAAGATACGGAAAAAGAACTGCTTGGATTTACAACTTCAGAAGTTACAGCTAAGATATTCAGACATTGGAAATTAAGTGAAAATTTAATAAATGTAATTGAAAATGTTGATGATGTTTCAAAAGCTGAAAATGAGTATAAAAAGAAAACTCAAATATTAGATATAATAAAAACCGCTGCTTATATAAATTCACCTTTAAGTGAAAGTAGTATAAAAAAAGCCTTAGAAAAAGCTTCTACTTACGGTTTTGATACAAATATATTAAAAAATGCAATAACTACCTTAGAAGATAGATTATTAGACGAAAAATAA
- a CDS encoding DUF423 domain-containing protein — MILNKKIKTFLAIASFMMALAIALGAFGAHGLKSVLDENILKVYNTGIQYHFYNTLGLFAATFIFALKPESKRIFISLWLILIGMIIFSFSLYFLTILNMPILGAITPIGGTLLIIAWLILCFGILKD; from the coding sequence ATGATTTTAAATAAAAAAATAAAAACATTTTTAGCAATAGCCTCTTTTATGATGGCTTTAGCAATAGCTCTAGGAGCTTTTGGAGCGCATGGATTAAAATCAGTTTTAGATGAAAATATATTAAAGGTTTATAATACGGGTATTCAATACCATTTTTATAATACTTTAGGACTTTTTGCAGCTACTTTTATTTTTGCATTGAAGCCTGAATCAAAAAGAATTTTTATCTCATTGTGGTTGATTTTAATTGGAATGATTATCTTTTCATTCTCACTTTATTTTCTTACAATCTTAAATATGCCAATTTTAGGAGCAATTACTCCAATTGGTGGAACATTACTTATTATTGCTTGGTTGATACTTTGTTTTGGTATTTTAAAAGATTAA
- the ychF gene encoding redox-regulated ATPase YchF: MGLGVGIVGLPNVGKSTTFNALTKAQNAEAQNYPFCTIEPNKAIVPVPDKRLNELAKIVNPDKIQHSTIDFVDIAGLVRGASKGEGLGNQFLSNIREVEVILHMVRCFEDSNIIHVEGDVNPLRDIEIIETELIYADISQLEKKIERLKKQAKSSKESAAQLVIAEELYAHIGELQPVKTFEKIDDEVFKSLDKELRFLSNKDVIYGTNVDEDSLANGGNKYVDLVKEHASNVNADVIMLCAKIEEELVGLSDEEATEFLADLGVNESGLEQIIHKAFDKLGLMSYFTAGKIEVRAWTIRKNTKAPQAAAVIHNDFEKGFIKAEVISYLDFVTLGGEAKCKEAGKLRLEGKDYVVQDGDVMHFRFNV, from the coding sequence ATGGGATTAGGTGTAGGAATAGTAGGACTTCCAAATGTAGGTAAATCAACAACTTTTAATGCTTTAACAAAAGCTCAGAATGCAGAGGCTCAAAACTATCCATTTTGTACAATAGAACCAAATAAAGCAATTGTTCCAGTACCTGATAAAAGATTAAATGAGTTAGCAAAAATTGTAAATCCAGATAAAATTCAACATTCAACAATCGATTTTGTGGATATTGCTGGTCTGGTAAGAGGTGCTTCTAAAGGTGAAGGTTTAGGAAATCAATTCTTATCAAATATTAGAGAAGTTGAAGTTATTTTACATATGGTAAGATGTTTTGAAGATAGTAATATTATCCACGTTGAAGGAGATGTAAATCCTTTAAGAGATATTGAAATCATCGAAACAGAATTAATATATGCTGATATTTCACAGTTAGAAAAGAAAATTGAAAGACTTAAAAAACAAGCAAAGTCTTCTAAAGAATCAGCTGCTCAATTAGTTATAGCAGAAGAGTTATATGCTCATATTGGTGAATTACAACCTGTTAAAACTTTTGAAAAAATAGATGATGAAGTTTTTAAATCTTTAGATAAAGAGTTAAGATTTTTATCAAATAAAGATGTGATTTATGGAACAAATGTTGACGAAGATTCTTTAGCTAATGGTGGAAATAAATATGTTGATTTAGTAAAGGAACATGCTTCTAATGTAAATGCTGATGTTATTATGCTTTGTGCAAAAATAGAAGAAGAATTAGTAGGACTATCTGATGAAGAAGCAACAGAATTCTTAGCTGATTTAGGTGTAAATGAGTCAGGATTAGAGCAAATTATACATAAAGCCTTTGATAAATTAGGTCTTATGAGTTATTTTACAGCTGGAAAAATTGAAGTTAGAGCATGGACTATTAGAAAAAATACAAAAGCACCACAAGCAGCTGCAGTAATTCATAATGATTTTGAAAAAGGATTCATTAAAGCAGAAGTTATCTCTTATTTGGATTTTGTTACTTTAGGTGGAGAAGCTAAATGTAAAGAAGCAGGAAAATTAAGACTTGAAGGTAAAGATTATGTTGTTCAAGATGGTGATGTAATGCATTTTAGATTTAATGTGTAA
- a CDS encoding NCS2 family permease has translation MNFFKLRENNTSVSKEFYAGFTTFLTMLYIVPVNGFILADAGLPMDAVITATALITILATLFSALWSNTPIAMSVGMGLNAYFSYGLVLGMKIPWETALGIVFLSGILFVVLSLTNFRVWIMTSIPMNLRRAISAGIGTFIAFIGLKQMGMIVSNDATLVSLGDFSNANVLLGVLGLILSFSFYAYKLRGAFILSIAITSIVAWSFSLNDVPKEFFSAPASIEPILFKLDILSALTLSLLPVIITFLITDMFDTLGTLTGVGTRANLFQENNKDDKSLQKTLEADAIATVGGSLLGVSTTTAFIESASGVEEGGRTGLTAVFTALLFITTLFMLPLFKSIPSNAIYPVLVVVGVLMFTELGKINFEDTDLATSAGAFLIVILMPLTFSITNGIAAGFLIYTIIKLVKKEYKDLNLGILVITFISALAFIL, from the coding sequence GTGAATTTTTTTAAGTTAAGAGAGAATAACACCTCTGTTTCAAAAGAGTTTTATGCTGGTTTTACTACTTTTTTGACAATGTTATATATAGTTCCTGTAAATGGATTTATATTAGCTGATGCTGGACTTCCAATGGATGCTGTAATTACAGCAACCGCTTTAATTACTATATTAGCAACACTTTTTTCAGCATTATGGTCAAATACACCAATTGCTATGAGTGTAGGAATGGGACTTAATGCTTATTTTTCTTATGGTTTAGTTTTAGGTATGAAAATACCTTGGGAAACAGCTTTGGGAATTGTTTTTTTATCAGGTATTTTATTTGTTGTTTTATCTTTGACTAATTTTAGAGTTTGGATAATGACATCTATTCCTATGAATTTAAGACGAGCAATTAGTGCGGGAATTGGTACTTTTATTGCATTTATTGGTTTAAAGCAAATGGGAATGATAGTTTCAAATGACGCAACTTTAGTTAGTCTTGGAGATTTTTCTAATGCTAATGTTTTATTAGGAGTTTTAGGTTTAATTTTGTCATTTAGTTTTTATGCCTATAAATTAAGAGGAGCATTTATTTTATCTATTGCAATTACATCTATTGTTGCTTGGAGTTTTTCTTTAAATGATGTTCCAAAAGAGTTTTTTTCTGCTCCTGCATCTATTGAGCCTATATTATTTAAACTAGATATTTTAAGTGCTTTAACTTTATCTTTATTACCTGTTATTATTACTTTTTTAATTACAGATATGTTTGATACTTTAGGAACTTTAACAGGTGTTGGAACAAGAGCGAATCTATTTCAAGAGAATAATAAAGATGATAAATCTTTGCAAAAAACACTTGAAGCAGATGCTATTGCAACCGTTGGAGGAAGTTTATTAGGAGTTTCTACAACAACTGCATTTATTGAAAGTGCAAGTGGAGTAGAAGAGGGTGGACGAACTGGATTAACAGCTGTATTTACAGCACTATTATTTATAACAACTCTTTTTATGTTGCCACTTTTTAAATCAATTCCATCAAATGCGATTTATCCCGTTTTGGTTGTAGTTGGAGTTTTGATGTTTACGGAACTTGGGAAAATAAATTTTGAAGATACAGATTTAGCCACAAGTGCAGGTGCATTTTTGATTGTTATTTTGATGCCTTTAACTTTTTCAATCACAAATGGAATAGCAGCAGGTTTTTTGATTTATACTATTATTAAATTAGTTAAAAAAGAGTATAAAGATTTAAATTTGGGGATTTTAGTAATTACATTTATTAGTGCTTTAGCATTTATTTTATAA
- a CDS encoding pyrimidine/purine nucleoside phosphorylase yields the protein MAEFKNVSIAKAANILFEGNITSRTIVFEDGSRKTLGIMLPGEYELNTVHKEIMDIQRGVLEVMLPAQDWVKYEGPASFEIQANSKFKLRVHSLVDYCCSFIKNH from the coding sequence ATGGCAGAATTTAAAAATGTTTCTATTGCAAAAGCCGCAAATATTCTTTTTGAAGGAAATATTACAAGTAGAACGATTGTATTTGAAGATGGTTCAAGAAAAACTTTAGGAATAATGCTACCAGGAGAATATGAATTAAATACAGTACATAAGGAAATTATGGATATTCAAAGAGGTGTATTAGAAGTTATGTTACCTGCTCAAGATTGGGTTAAATATGAGGGGCCAGCCTCTTTTGAAATTCAAGCGAATTCTAAATTTAAATTAAGAGTTCATTCATTAGTTGATTATTGTTGTTCTTTTATAAAAAATCATTAA
- a CDS encoding glucose-6-phosphate isomerase → MKNNLYYPQVSLSDEQIFAEIKKERETIGYYSLPYVDTTSLKSRLDNLNFTQKQIAIIGIGGSTLGTYAIYNFLKYNKQHNKSLKKELFFFESTDPVNLNGTLSQIDLEDTLFIVISKSGTTIETISIFKYLMSITKIDKSNLLIITEDDSKLNTFAKANDINSFDIPKNVGGRFSVLSNVGLVPLYLAGFDIDELLKGAKKISSSFFEQNELYDHLIKKARTYYEFKDVYNVNAIFSYSQLLEGFNKWYIQLWGESLGKIDINNTNQGLTPIGLLGPVDQHSFLQLIVEGRRDKTVTFIKIKDFKDDTKIAPITLQGLEELDYINNLDFKELINQQADATIASVKEYKKDIPIDLIEIEQISEYEIGKLLFYYELLTSIVGKFLRINTYDQPGVEGGKIILKEMLKK, encoded by the coding sequence GTGAAAAACAACCTATATTACCCACAAGTATCACTAAGTGATGAGCAAATTTTTGCAGAAATAAAAAAAGAGAGAGAAACTATTGGTTACTACTCTTTACCTTACGTGGATACAACTTCACTAAAATCTAGATTAGATAATTTAAATTTTACGCAAAAACAAATAGCTATTATTGGTATTGGTGGTAGTACTTTAGGAACTTATGCAATTTATAACTTTTTGAAATACAATAAACAGCATAATAAATCTTTAAAAAAAGAGCTTTTTTTCTTTGAAAGTACAGACCCTGTTAATTTAAATGGAACATTAAGCCAAATAGATTTAGAAGATACTTTATTTATTGTTATTTCAAAATCAGGAACTACAATAGAGACTATCTCTATTTTTAAATATTTGATGTCAATTACAAAAATTGATAAATCAAATCTTTTAATTATTACTGAAGATGATAGTAAATTAAATACTTTTGCAAAAGCGAATGATATTAACTCTTTTGATATTCCTAAAAATGTGGGTGGAAGATTTTCTGTATTATCAAATGTTGGATTAGTTCCTTTATATCTTGCTGGTTTTGATATTGATGAATTATTAAAAGGTGCAAAAAAAATATCTTCTTCTTTTTTTGAACAAAATGAGTTGTATGATCATCTAATTAAAAAAGCAAGAACTTATTATGAATTTAAAGATGTTTATAATGTAAATGCTATTTTTTCATATTCACAATTACTTGAGGGATTTAATAAGTGGTATATTCAACTTTGGGGTGAAAGTCTTGGTAAAATTGATATAAATAATACAAATCAAGGATTAACTCCAATTGGACTTTTAGGACCTGTTGATCAACACTCTTTTTTACAATTAATTGTAGAAGGTAGAAGAGATAAAACAGTTACATTTATAAAAATCAAAGATTTTAAAGATGATACTAAAATAGCTCCTATAACTTTACAAGGATTAGAAGAATTAGATTATATAAATAATCTTGATTTTAAAGAATTAATAAATCAACAAGCAGATGCAACGATAGCTTCAGTTAAAGAGTATAAAAAAGATATACCAATAGATTTAATTGAAATAGAACAAATAAGTGAATATGAAATAGGAAAACTTCTATTTTATTATGAACTTTTAACTTCAATTGTTGGAAAATTTTTAAGAATTAATACTTATGACCAACCAGGTGTTGAAGGTGGCAAGATTATTTTAAAAGAGATGTTAAAAAAATAA
- the recO gene encoding recombination protein RecO — MQGYIIDIKPVKDDDLIVTILSENELITAYRFYGARHSNINIGYKIDFELENTRANIPRLKDVIQLGFPWILDYEKMYCWQRYIRLFYPHLKDIEELDPFYFYCLEKLVYVITKQNVQRAICESYISLLEHEGRLHTDFECLLCEIVIEDDLSLVRGFLPIHAKCTKAKIFDFKKIQELFIKKKTTHLNDNEVEYLWDILLQGL, encoded by the coding sequence ATGCAAGGTTATATAATAGATATTAAACCTGTAAAAGATGATGATTTAATTGTAACTATATTAAGTGAAAATGAACTGATAACTGCTTATAGATTTTATGGTGCTAGACATTCCAACATAAATATAGGTTATAAGATAGATTTTGAATTAGAAAATACAAGGGCTAATATTCCAAGATTAAAAGATGTGATACAACTAGGTTTCCCTTGGATTTTAGATTATGAAAAAATGTATTGTTGGCAAAGATATATAAGACTTTTTTATCCTCATTTAAAAGATATTGAAGAGTTGGATCCTTTTTATTTTTATTGTTTAGAGAAGTTAGTTTATGTAATAACTAAGCAAAATGTTCAAAGAGCCATTTGTGAATCTTATATCTCTTTACTTGAACATGAAGGACGTTTGCATACTGATTTTGAATGTTTACTATGTGAAATAGTTATTGAAGATGATTTAAGCTTAGTTAGAGGATTTTTACCAATTCATGCTAAGTGTACTAAAGCAAAAATTTTTGATTTTAAAAAAATTCAAGAGCTATTTATTAAGAAAAAGACAACTCATCTTAATGATAATGAAGTGGAATATCTTTGGGATATTCTACTTCAAGGTTTATAG
- a CDS encoding nitrous oxide reductase accessory protein NosL: protein MKKSLIILLFFITLFAININAEEMFQTVDSKEATLVKEDSSKEFCNVCGMNLPKYYKTNHVTEFKNGHKEQYCSIHCQAQIHEDYEDKIKNIQVVDTNSLKLIDAKNAFYVVGSSKKGTMSPISKYAFSTKNEAEEFKKEFGGEIHSFDETLKIAKDGLAKEKKILDEKRIPVAKKGKKIFESMCDVNQMKDFNSIGEAKQYLIDNKICKNLDAQMLQAVSVYLYNPILARDNSKVIEVPEDIKCPVCGMFVAKYPKWVAQIKLKNTHSHYFDGVKDMMKFYFEPSKYNHNHSKEDISQINITDYYSLDSIDAKEAFYVIGSNVYGPMGEELIPFKNETQAKKFMEDHFGKKVLKFEDIKKEMLF, encoded by the coding sequence ATGAAAAAGAGTTTAATAATACTCTTATTTTTTATCACATTATTTGCGATAAATATAAATGCGGAAGAGATGTTTCAAACAGTTGATTCAAAAGAAGCAACTTTAGTAAAAGAAGACTCATCAAAAGAATTTTGTAATGTTTGTGGAATGAATTTACCTAAATATTATAAAACTAATCATGTAACAGAGTTTAAAAATGGACATAAAGAACAATATTGTTCTATTCATTGCCAAGCACAAATTCATGAAGATTATGAGGATAAAATAAAAAACATTCAAGTTGTGGATACTAATTCATTAAAACTAATAGATGCTAAGAATGCTTTTTATGTTGTTGGAAGTTCTAAAAAAGGGACAATGAGTCCTATTAGTAAATATGCATTTTCTACAAAAAATGAAGCTGAAGAATTCAAAAAAGAGTTTGGTGGAGAAATTCATTCTTTTGATGAAACATTAAAAATAGCAAAAGATGGCTTAGCAAAAGAGAAGAAAATTTTAGATGAAAAAAGAATCCCTGTAGCTAAAAAAGGTAAAAAGATTTTTGAATCAATGTGTGATGTAAATCAAATGAAAGATTTCAATTCTATTGGTGAAGCTAAACAATATTTAATAGATAATAAAATATGTAAAAATTTAGATGCTCAAATGCTTCAAGCAGTAAGTGTTTATTTATATAATCCCATACTAGCAAGAGATAATTCAAAAGTTATTGAAGTGCCAGAAGATATTAAATGTCCTGTTTGTGGTATGTTTGTTGCTAAATATCCAAAATGGGTTGCTCAAATTAAATTAAAAAACACTCATAGTCACTATTTTGATGGTGTAAAGGATATGATGAAATTTTATTTCGAGCCTTCAAAATATAATCATAATCATTCAAAAGAAGATATATCACAAATAAATATAACTGATTATTACTCTTTGGATTCTATAGATGCAAAAGAGGCTTTTTATGTAATTGGTTCAAATGTATATGGTCCAATGGGAGAAGAACTAATTCCATTTAAGAATGAAACTCAAGCAAAAAAATTTATGGAAGATCACTTTGGTAAAAAAGTTTTAAAGTTTGAAGATATTAAAAAAGAGATGTTATTTTAA
- the galU gene encoding UTP--glucose-1-phosphate uridylyltransferase GalU → MNKNSPIKKCLFPAAGYGTRFLPATKATPKEMLPVLTKPLIQYGVEEALAAGIENMAIVTGRGKRAIEDHFDISYELEHQIKGTSKEHYLTEIRSVITKCTFSYTRQIEMKGLGHAILCGENLIGDQPFAVLLADDLCDSSSKGVLAQMVDLYKKYNCSIVAIEEIPKEDTNKYGVIAGNEIEPGIFMVKDMVEKPEPEVAPSNLAIIGRYILTPDIFDIIRDTKPGKGGEIQITDALLTQAKKGMVLAYKFEGQRFDCGSIDGFVKATNYFYEKETKKEAEAKKKTGAK, encoded by the coding sequence ATGAATAAAAATAGTCCAATTAAAAAATGTCTATTCCCTGCTGCTGGATATGGAACAAGATTTTTACCTGCAACTAAAGCAACACCTAAAGAGATGTTACCTGTTTTAACAAAACCTTTGATTCAATATGGAGTTGAAGAAGCACTTGCTGCTGGTATTGAAAATATGGCTATTGTAACAGGAAGAGGTAAAAGAGCAATTGAAGATCATTTTGATATTTCTTATGAACTTGAGCATCAAATCAAAGGTACAAGTAAAGAGCATTATTTAACAGAGATTAGATCAGTTATTACAAAATGTACTTTCTCTTATACTAGACAAATTGAAATGAAAGGATTAGGTCATGCTATTTTGTGTGGTGAAAATTTAATAGGTGATCAACCTTTTGCTGTTTTATTAGCAGATGATTTATGTGATTCATCTTCAAAGGGAGTATTAGCTCAAATGGTTGATTTATACAAAAAATATAACTGTTCTATTGTTGCTATTGAAGAGATTCCAAAAGAAGATACAAATAAATATGGTGTTATCGCAGGAAATGAAATTGAGCCTGGAATTTTCATGGTAAAAGATATGGTTGAAAAACCTGAACCAGAAGTTGCACCTTCAAATTTAGCAATTATTGGAAGATATATTTTAACACCTGATATTTTTGACATTATTAGAGACACAAAACCAGGTAAAGGTGGGGAGATTCAAATTACAGATGCATTACTTACTCAAGCAAAAAAAGGAATGGTTTTAGCATATAAATTTGAAGGACAAAGATTTGACTGCGGAAGTATTGATGGATTTGTAAAAGCTACAAACTATTTTTACGAAAAAGAGACAAAAAAAGAAGCAGAAGCTAAGAAAAAAACTGGAGCAAAATAA
- a CDS encoding phosphomannomutase/phosphoglucomutase, producing the protein MSASIFREYDIRGIFEKELNENITKKIGFYLAKELIKKVPTAKYIAVGYDARLHSPTLKNWLTSGINKAGLKVLDMGLVPTPANYFANFTDFDGLKCDGSVMITGSHNPPEYNGFKITLNKNPFFGEEIYALGREILSDNSVIEDNEVSITIDSKNRYIDYIVNHFSHLKLENKKFIFDCGNGVAGVVLREILDRLNIKYKILFEEPDGNFPNHHPDPSDEHTLEDIKRELATGEFDFGFAYDGDADRIALLSPKYNFKGDILAIFFSKFIKNPTVIGEVKCSQVMYDTINSYGKAIMYKTGHSNLKVKIKETKADFAAEVSGHLFFNDRYFGYDDALYATFRALELIDNGFDFDKEYEALPQVYSTPEINITVTEETKFKIIEDLKEALTNPPADFPKIKEIITVDGIRVIFENGWGLVRASNTTPKLVTRFEADTKENAKIYENVLINLFNEIKGK; encoded by the coding sequence ATGAGTGCATCTATTTTTAGAGAGTATGATATTAGAGGAATTTTCGAAAAAGAACTAAATGAAAATATTACAAAAAAAATCGGTTTTTATTTAGCAAAAGAATTAATTAAAAAAGTTCCAACTGCAAAATATATAGCTGTTGGTTATGATGCAAGACTTCATTCACCAACTTTGAAGAACTGGCTAACATCTGGAATTAATAAAGCTGGACTTAAAGTACTTGATATGGGACTTGTTCCTACACCTGCAAACTATTTTGCAAACTTTACTGATTTTGATGGTTTGAAATGCGATGGTTCTGTAATGATTACAGGTTCACATAATCCCCCTGAATATAATGGTTTTAAAATAACATTGAATAAAAATCCATTTTTTGGTGAAGAAATTTATGCACTAGGAAGAGAGATACTTTCTGATAATTCTGTTATAGAAGATAATGAAGTTTCTATTACAATTGACTCTAAAAACAGATATATTGACTATATCGTTAATCATTTTTCTCATTTAAAATTAGAAAATAAAAAATTTATTTTTGATTGTGGTAATGGGGTTGCTGGTGTTGTGTTAAGAGAGATTTTAGATAGATTAAATATCAAGTATAAAATCTTATTTGAAGAACCAGATGGAAACTTCCCTAATCATCATCCAGACCCAAGTGATGAACACACATTAGAAGATATTAAAAGAGAACTTGCAACAGGTGAGTTTGATTTTGGTTTTGCATATGATGGTGATGCAGATAGAATTGCTCTACTTTCTCCAAAATACAATTTTAAAGGTGATATCTTAGCTATATTCTTCTCTAAATTTATAAAAAATCCTACTGTTATTGGTGAAGTAAAATGTTCTCAAGTTATGTATGATACTATAAACTCTTATGGTAAAGCTATTATGTATAAAACTGGACATTCAAATCTAAAAGTAAAAATAAAAGAGACTAAAGCTGATTTTGCAGCTGAAGTGTCTGGTCATTTATTCTTTAATGATAGATATTTTGGTTATGATGATGCCTTATATGCAACTTTCAGAGCTTTAGAACTAATTGATAATGGATTTGATTTTGATAAAGAGTATGAAGCTTTACCTCAGGTTTATTCGACTCCTGAAATAAATATCACAGTTACAGAAGAGACTAAGTTTAAAATTATTGAAGATTTAAAAGAAGCTTTAACAAACCCACCTGCTGATTTTCCTAAAATTAAAGAGATTATCACAGTTGATGGAATTAGAGTAATATTTGAAAATGGTTGGGGATTAGTTCGAGCTAGTAACACTACTCCAAAATTAGTTACTAGATTTGAAGCAGATACTAAAGAAAATGCTAAAATATACGAAAATGTTTTAATAAACTTATTTAATGAAATAAAAGGAAAGTAA
- a CDS encoding GDP-L-fucose synthase yields MKTFTILGAGWLGLELAIVLKNDFKIKVSLRTKEKVKIYEEEGFSSYILNEENFNFLDELLDTNYLFINFPPSKFEDYLFFLNKIYSHEKIKNIEKIFFVSSTSIYPNIEGLFDENYEIKEPSSKIVFEAENLVKDKSDVILRVAGLVGASRYFGKRSANKVIEFPKTPINFVHRNDVINATKFIIEKDLNGIFNLCSNTHPTKEEIYSFNSKKYGFEKPIFLENENFLNRLIDGRKIEKEGFSYKYENSFEF; encoded by the coding sequence ATGAAAACTTTTACTATTTTAGGAGCAGGTTGGTTAGGATTAGAACTAGCAATTGTTTTAAAAAATGATTTTAAAATAAAAGTTAGTTTAAGAACAAAAGAAAAAGTAAAAATATATGAAGAAGAGGGTTTTTCTTCATATATTTTAAATGAAGAGAATTTCAATTTTTTAGATGAGTTACTTGATACAAATTATCTATTTATAAATTTTCCACCTTCTAAATTTGAAGATTATCTATTTTTTTTAAATAAAATTTATTCCCATGAAAAAATAAAAAATATAGAAAAGATATTTTTTGTTAGTTCTACTTCTATTTATCCAAATATAGAAGGTTTATTTGATGAAAATTATGAAATAAAAGAGCCTAGTTCAAAAATAGTTTTTGAAGCTGAAAATTTAGTAAAAGATAAAAGTGATGTTATTTTAAGGGTTGCTGGACTTGTTGGAGCAAGTAGATATTTTGGAAAAAGAAGTGCAAATAAAGTTATAGAATTTCCAAAAACACCAATAAATTTTGTTCATAGAAATGATGTGATAAATGCAACAAAGTTTATAATTGAAAAAGATTTAAATGGTATTTTTAATCTTTGTTCAAACACTCATCCAACAAAAGAGGAAATTTACAGTTTTAATTCAAAAAAGTATGGCTTTGAAAAACCTATTTTTTTAGAAAATGAGAATTTTTTAAATAGATTAATAGATGGAAGAAAAATAGAAAAAGAAGGATTTTCATATAAATATGAAAATTCTTTTGAGTTTTAG